The proteins below come from a single Papaver somniferum cultivar HN1 chromosome 11, ASM357369v1, whole genome shotgun sequence genomic window:
- the LOC113323901 gene encoding uncharacterized protein LOC113323901, whose product MFRSLLCKSGGTLKRAAAIINGESSSSTLLAAKYFLLTFQNQNVVVISNSRVTSIFCSFSTNSSRNGNGNVTSSDSEFLVSYLINSCGLTQEKAVTASGKLNFKTTSNPDSVLALLKAYEFTDSHISRLILRYPAILSSNPHKTLKPKFDFFKSKGIHGLDLANFISNDPKILRESFNKGIIPSFDILKSILQTDQNVIKIIKRCSRVLCKYLVRKTMGNLELLLYEGVPQTKISYYLIQQPRSFMLDHNRFKKIAQSPRVFSRSLKERLIPRCSVIGILVSKGLIKKMISISALSTMVDECFLEKFVMMYEQEVPELMKVFQGQLSYQDLLQN is encoded by the coding sequence ATGTTTAGATCATTGTTGTGTAAATCAGGGGGGACTCTGAAAAGGGCGGCTGCCATCATCAATGgagaatcatcttcttcaacattaTTAGCAGCTAAGTATTTTCTGCTTACGTTTCAAAATCAAAATGTTGTTGTAATTTCAAATTCTAGGGTTACTTCAATCTTTTGTTCCTTCTCTACTAATAGTAGTAGAAATGGAAATGGCAATGTTACTTCTTCCGATTCTGAATTTCTGGTTTCTTATCTGATTAATTCATGTGGATTAACACAAGAAAAAGCTGTTACTGCTTCTGGAAAACTCAATTTCAAAACCACTTCTAATCCTGATTCAGTCTTAGCTTTACTCAAAGCATATGAATTTACTGATTCCCACATTTCTAGATTAATCCTTAGATACCCAGCCATCCTCTCATCTAATCCTCATAAAACCCTCAAACCCAAATTTGATTTTTTCAAGTCCAAAGGGATTCATGGACTTGACCTTGCCAACTTCATCTCAAATGACCCAAAGATCCTGAGGGAGAGTTTTAATAAAGGAATAATACCTTCATTTGATATCCTTAAGAGCATTCTTCAGACTGACCAAAACGTCATCAAAATCATTAAGAGATGTAGTAGGGTTCTTTGCAAATATCTGGTTAGAAAAACGATGGGCAATCTAGAACTTTTGTTATATGAAGGTGTCCCTCAAACTAAGATTTCTTACTATCTAATTCAACAACCAAGATCATTTATGCTAGATCACAATAGATTTAAAAAGATTGCTCAATCCCCACGAGTTTTTAGTCGCAGCTTGAAGGAGAGGCTTATCCCAAGGTGTTCTGTTATCGGGATTTTAGTCTCCAAGGGTCTGATTAAGAAGATGATTTCTATAAGTGCACTTTCAACAATGGTAGACGAGTGTTTTCTGGAGAAGTTTGTCATGATGTACGAGCAAGAAGTTCCTGAACTAATGAAGGTATTCCAAGGTCAGCTTAGTTACCAAGACCTGCTACAGAATTGA
- the LOC113322760 gene encoding organelle RRM domain-containing protein 1, chloroplastic-like encodes MEIFTTTNKNIITVQPVKNLIQSSTFSQINIKLTSKNINRNVLRISSSWNPNIQSSSSITTKAVADTKTQNLDFLNSLNGGQQCHWIVVMEKPLQIGIQSKSDVIDYYVKTLSRVLGSEKEAQMCIYNASWETRFGFCCDIDEAASSELSGLPEVLSVRPDLDFESAEKDYSLENVQLSGVSNLSAGISRLFVEGNSKYWLVRMEKPTVEVVTKAQMVDYYAQILSKVLGNEMDAQMCIYHISWKNNFGFCCELDDECARELVGVPGVKSVDADENFGSENKDYGGDDKPAESTEAPPIKTKRLFVTGLSFYTSEKTLRAAFESFGELVEAKIIMDKISKRSKGYAFIEYTTEEAAGAALKEMNGKIINGWMIVVDVAKTNPPKFNRGQPRPTF; translated from the exons ATGGAAATCTTCACTACTACTAACAAAAATATAATTACTGTTCAACCAGTAAAGAATCTAAttcaatcttcaactttttcacaAATAAACATCAAATTAACCAGCAAAAATATCAACAGAAATGTCCTTAGAATCAGTTCTTCTTGGAATCCCAACattcaatcttcatcttcaataacAACAAAGGCAGTTGCAGATACTAAAACCCAAAATTTGGATTTTCTTAATTCATTGAATGGGGGCCAACAATGTCACTGGATTGTAGTTATGGAGAAACCCTTACAAATAGGAATTCAATCTAAATCAGATGTTATTGATTATTATGTTAAAACCCTGAGTAGGGTTTTAGGAAG TGAAAAGGAAGCTCAAATGTGTATTTACAATGCTTCATGGGAGACCCGTTTTGGTTTTTGTTGTGATATCGATGAAGCGGCTTCTAGCGAGCTCTCTG GCTTGCCGGAAGTGTTATCCGTACGGCCTGACCTGGATTTTGAATCTGCGGAGAAGGATTACAGTTTAGAAAATGTTCAATTGAGTGGTGTGTCGAATTTAAGTGCTGGAATATCTCGGTTGTTTGTGGAGGGGAATTCTAAGTATTGGTTAGTTAGAATGGAGAAACCTACAGTTGAAGTTGTTACAAAGGCACAAATGGTGGATTACTATGCTCAAATACTATCAAAAGTTTTGGGAAA TGAAATGGATGCACAAATGTGTATATATCATATTTCATGGAAAAACAACTTTGGGTTCTGTTGTGAACTTGATGATGAATGTGCGCGTGAACTTGTAG GAGTGCCTGGAGTTAAGTCCGTTGATGCGGATGAAAATTTTGGGTCAGAAAACAAAGACTATGGAG GTGATGATAAACCTGCTGAGTCTACTGAGGCACCTCCAATTAAAACAAAACGCCTCTTTGTAACAG GCCTCTCCTTTTATACATCCGAGAAGACTTTACGTGCAGCTTTTGAAAGCTTTGGTGAGCTTGTGGAAG CTAAGATTATAATGGACAAAATTTCTAAAAGATCCAAGGGTTATGCATTTATTGAGTACACTACAGAGGAAGCTGCAGGTGCGGCTCTCAAGGAAATGAATGGCAAG ATCATCAATGGTTGGATGATAGTTGTTGATGTTGCGAAAACAAACCCACCTAAATTTAACAGAGGGCAACCAAGACCAACTTTTTAG